One stretch of Penaeus vannamei isolate JL-2024 chromosome 7, ASM4276789v1, whole genome shotgun sequence DNA includes these proteins:
- the HSPC300 gene encoding probable protein BRICK1-B isoform X2: protein MTSEHIHSILKDPKMSARNQVITQQIRQDWINREYIEVITSNIKRIAEFLNSFDMSCRSKLSQLNEKLTTLERRIEYLEARVTKGETLN from the exons ATGACCTCTGAGCATATACACAG CATTCTCAAAGACCCAAAGATGTCTGCCCGAAACCAAGTTATAACCCAACAAATAAGACAAGACTGGATCAACAGGGAATATATTGAG GTCATAACTAGTAACATCAAAAGGATAGCAGAGTTTCTGAACAGTTTCGACATGTCATGCAGATCTAAGCTGAGTCAGCTGAATGAGAAACTGACAACATTGGAGCGGAGAATCGAGTACCTGGAGGCTAGGGTCACCAAAGGGGAAACACTAAATTGA